The following proteins come from a genomic window of Shinella zoogloeoides:
- a CDS encoding alkaline phosphatase produces MRKLLLALASATMLAGAAEAATVYPLDRATILVGSPFDFKVEFDAVVKPEDVKVTVNGQDYEAVFGKKAEFVAEEKGAEDKVLGSALILRGLTIGVAGAYKVEVSAGSEAKSVAWDVYETVAEPKAKNIIFMIADGLSVAHRTGARIMSKGMTEGKADGRLAMDDIPPVAFIGTSSTHSIATDSANTASAYMTGHKSRVNALGVYADRTPESLDDPKVETIAEALRRTTKKAVGIVTTAEVEDATPAALVAHTRKRADKAEIVGMMLDVKPDVLLGGGSAYFLGKDVPGSKRKDDKDYIAEFKNAGYALAIDKTELAAAAGSNQEKLLGLFHTGNMDVTLDREFLKKGTVDKFPNQPGLVDMTKAALDKLSKNPEGFFLMVEAASVDKMSHPLDWDRALIETIEFDKAVAVAREFADKNPDTLIVVTGDHTHGVGIIGTVDDEKPGTEMREKVGTYDNAGFPNYEDKDGDGYPDRVDVSRRLFLAANNGPDHYETFRPKLDGPFVPAVQNEAKEYIANEAYKDVPGAVFVTGNIPKDEDTGVHAVDDIVLQAAGPGAEGFRGYMEQSDVYRVLADTFALGTAKD; encoded by the coding sequence ATGCGTAAACTTCTCCTTGCCCTCGCATCCGCCACGATGCTCGCAGGCGCCGCCGAGGCGGCGACCGTCTATCCGCTCGACCGCGCGACGATCCTCGTCGGCTCGCCCTTCGACTTCAAGGTCGAGTTCGATGCCGTGGTGAAGCCGGAAGACGTGAAGGTCACCGTCAACGGCCAGGACTATGAGGCCGTCTTCGGCAAGAAGGCCGAATTCGTTGCCGAGGAAAAGGGCGCCGAGGACAAGGTGCTGGGCTCTGCGCTCATCCTGCGCGGCCTGACGATCGGCGTTGCCGGCGCCTACAAGGTCGAGGTTTCGGCAGGCAGCGAAGCCAAGTCGGTCGCCTGGGACGTCTATGAGACCGTCGCGGAACCGAAGGCCAAGAACATCATCTTCATGATCGCCGACGGCCTCTCCGTCGCCCACCGCACCGGCGCGCGCATCATGTCCAAGGGCATGACCGAGGGCAAGGCCGACGGCCGCCTCGCCATGGACGACATCCCGCCGGTCGCCTTCATCGGCACGTCCTCCACGCATTCGATCGCGACCGACAGCGCCAACACCGCATCGGCCTACATGACCGGCCACAAGTCGCGCGTCAACGCGCTCGGCGTCTATGCCGACCGCACGCCGGAGAGCCTTGACGATCCCAAGGTCGAGACCATTGCCGAGGCGCTGCGCCGCACCACGAAAAAAGCCGTCGGCATCGTCACGACCGCCGAAGTCGAGGATGCGACGCCCGCCGCGCTCGTTGCCCACACCCGCAAGCGCGCCGACAAGGCCGAGATCGTCGGCATGATGCTCGACGTCAAGCCGGACGTGCTGCTCGGCGGCGGCTCGGCCTACTTCCTCGGCAAGGACGTGCCGGGTTCCAAGCGCAAGGACGACAAGGACTATATCGCCGAATTCAAGAATGCCGGCTATGCGCTGGCGATCGACAAGACGGAACTGGCCGCGGCGGCCGGCTCGAACCAGGAGAAGCTGCTCGGCCTCTTCCACACCGGCAACATGGATGTGACGCTCGACCGCGAGTTCCTCAAGAAGGGCACCGTGGACAAGTTTCCGAACCAGCCGGGCCTCGTCGACATGACGAAGGCCGCGCTCGACAAGCTTTCCAAAAACCCGGAAGGCTTCTTCCTGATGGTCGAGGCCGCCTCGGTCGACAAGATGAGCCATCCCCTCGATTGGGATCGCGCGCTCATCGAAACGATCGAGTTCGACAAGGCCGTCGCCGTCGCCCGGGAATTCGCCGACAAGAATCCCGACACGCTGATCGTCGTGACGGGCGACCACACGCACGGCGTCGGCATCATCGGCACGGTCGATGACGAGAAGCCGGGCACGGAAATGCGCGAGAAGGTCGGCACCTATGACAATGCCGGCTTCCCCAACTACGAGGACAAGGACGGCGACGGCTACCCCGACCGCGTCGATGTCTCGCGCCGCCTGTTCCTGGCCGCCAATAATGGTCCCGATCACTACGAGACCTTCCGTCCCAAGCTCGACGGCCCGTTCGTTCCGGCCGTGCAGAACGAGGCGAAGGAGTATATCGCCAACGAAGCCTACAAGGACGTTCCCGGCGCGGTCTTCGTCACGGGCAACATTCCCAAGGACGAGGACACCGGCGTGCATGCCGTCGACGACATCGTGCTCCAGGCGGCCGGCCCCGGCGCGGAAGGCTTCCGCGGCTATATGGAACAGAGCGACGTCTACCGCGTGCTCGCCGATACGTTCGCCCTCGGCACGGCCAAGGACTGA
- a CDS encoding ABC transporter permease — protein sequence MIRFILADIMRFKGGALAVVVLIALSVALSVTVTLQERAVRLGSARAAEKFDLLVGAAGSETQLALSAVFLQPSPLPLMAGSVLARLSEDPRVEFAAPVGFGDSADGHPVVGTTSNLIAALSPTLAEGAIFSHLGDAVIGSDVPKRIGAEIKPMHGTADQGGHTHTEIVYTVRGRMAPTGTAWDRAILVPIRAVWQLHGMAGDEEHDHGGEAAHGDHDHEAPVEADAALDEHFDAATPGIPAVLVKPRSISDAYRLRQDYRGETTLAVFPAEVLTRLYATLGDARGLLLAIAIGTQIIVVAAVLLVTIMHVGARRRQIGALRAFGAPRRSILAIVWGELFLLFLAGLALGIAIGYCAAHLISANLAATTAIRMPVEFAREDLSLVFWFVLAAILVSILPALSTLRLSPASALRS from the coding sequence ATGATCCGCTTCATCCTCGCCGATATCATGCGGTTCAAGGGCGGCGCACTGGCCGTCGTCGTGCTGATCGCGCTCTCGGTCGCGCTCAGCGTCACCGTCACCCTCCAGGAGCGCGCCGTCAGGCTCGGCAGCGCCCGCGCAGCGGAAAAATTCGACCTGCTGGTCGGCGCCGCCGGCAGCGAAACGCAGCTCGCGCTTTCCGCCGTCTTCCTCCAGCCCTCACCGCTGCCGCTGATGGCAGGCAGCGTGCTGGCCAGGCTTTCGGAGGATCCACGCGTAGAATTCGCCGCGCCCGTCGGCTTCGGCGATTCCGCCGACGGTCATCCGGTCGTCGGCACGACGAGCAACCTTATCGCTGCATTGTCGCCGACGCTTGCCGAGGGCGCGATCTTCTCCCATCTCGGCGATGCAGTTATCGGCTCGGATGTACCGAAGCGGATCGGCGCTGAGATCAAGCCGATGCATGGGACGGCAGACCAGGGCGGCCACACCCACACCGAGATCGTCTACACGGTGAGAGGCCGCATGGCCCCGACGGGCACGGCCTGGGACCGCGCCATCCTCGTGCCGATCCGCGCCGTCTGGCAACTGCATGGCATGGCGGGGGACGAAGAGCATGACCACGGCGGCGAAGCGGCTCACGGAGACCATGATCACGAAGCGCCTGTCGAGGCCGATGCCGCGCTCGACGAACATTTCGACGCCGCGACGCCCGGCATTCCCGCCGTCCTCGTCAAGCCCAGATCCATTTCCGATGCCTATCGCCTGCGCCAGGACTATCGCGGCGAGACGACGCTTGCCGTCTTCCCCGCCGAGGTGCTGACCCGCCTCTACGCGACGCTCGGCGATGCCCGCGGCCTGCTGCTTGCCATCGCCATCGGCACGCAGATCATCGTCGTCGCCGCCGTGCTGCTCGTCACCATCATGCATGTCGGCGCCCGGCGGCGGCAGATCGGAGCGCTGAGGGCCTTCGGCGCGCCGCGGCGCTCGATCCTCGCCATCGTCTGGGGCGAACTCTTCCTGCTCTTCCTCGCCGGCCTCGCGCTCGGCATCGCTATCGGCTACTGCGCAGCCCACCTGATATCGGCCAACCTCGCCGCGACGACCGCCATCCGCATGCCGGTGGAATTCGCGCGCGAGGACCTGTCCCTCGTTTTCTGGTTCGTCCTCGCCGCCATACTCGTCTCCATCCTCCCGGCACTCTCGACACTTCGCCTGAGCCCGGCAAGCGCGCTGAGGAGCTGA
- a CDS encoding DUF2161 domain-containing phosphodiesterase, whose protein sequence is METSLYPPVKTFLEKAGYVVKGEVGGCDIVGLSEDDPPVVVICELKLSFNLELILQAVDRAAISDEVWIAARVSAKGRGREADRRYRDLCRRLGIGMLGISDAGDVSIIVGSVSPMPRTNPKRRSRLLREHQKRRGDPALGGSTRTPLMTAYRQQALGCAAALEAGPLRVREIRPGVPEAGKILLSNVYGWFERLDRGVYGLTDAGREALRRWPQPGVAAAE, encoded by the coding sequence ATGGAAACGTCGCTCTATCCACCCGTCAAAACCTTTCTCGAAAAGGCCGGCTATGTCGTCAAGGGCGAGGTCGGCGGCTGCGATATCGTCGGTCTCAGTGAGGACGATCCGCCAGTCGTCGTGATCTGCGAGCTGAAATTGAGCTTCAATCTGGAACTGATCCTGCAGGCCGTCGACCGGGCCGCGATCTCGGACGAGGTCTGGATCGCCGCGAGGGTTTCGGCCAAGGGCAGGGGGCGGGAGGCCGACAGGCGCTACCGCGATCTTTGCCGCAGGCTCGGCATCGGCATGCTCGGCATTTCCGATGCCGGTGACGTCAGCATCATCGTCGGCTCCGTATCGCCCATGCCGCGGACCAACCCGAAACGGCGCTCGCGGCTCCTGCGTGAACATCAAAAGAGGCGTGGCGATCCGGCGCTCGGCGGCAGCACGCGCACGCCCCTCATGACGGCCTACCGCCAGCAGGCGCTCGGCTGCGCGGCAGCGCTGGAGGCCGGGCCGCTGCGCGTGCGCGAGATCCGCCCGGGCGTTCCGGAGGCCGGCAAGATCCTGCTTTCCAACGTATACGGCTGGTTCGAGCGGCTTGACAGGGGTGTCTATGGGCTGACGGATGCCGGTCGCGAGGCATTGCGGCGATGGCCGCAGCCCGGCGTAGCGGCCGCCGAATAG
- a CDS encoding SDR family oxidoreductase: protein MTDLMKGKIAAITGAASGIGLECARTLLAEGAKVVLVDRAQDKLEQLCRELGPNALPLVVDLLKPSDVSGMLPRILEIAGGLDVFHANAGAYIGGPVAEGDPDAWDRMLNLNINAAFRSVHAVLPYMIEKKTGDILFTSSIAGVVPVVWEPIYTASKFAVQAFVHSTRRQVAQHGVRVGAVLPGPVVTALLDDWPKEKMDEALANGSLMQPKEVADAVLFMLTRPRNVTIRDLVILPNSVDL, encoded by the coding sequence ATGACTGACCTCATGAAGGGCAAGATCGCCGCCATCACCGGCGCCGCCTCCGGCATCGGCCTCGAATGCGCAAGGACGTTGCTGGCCGAAGGCGCGAAGGTGGTGCTTGTCGACCGCGCGCAGGACAAGCTGGAACAGCTCTGCAGGGAGCTCGGCCCCAATGCCCTGCCGCTCGTCGTCGATCTCCTGAAGCCGTCCGACGTCTCCGGCATGCTGCCGCGCATCCTCGAGATCGCCGGCGGGCTGGACGTCTTCCACGCCAACGCCGGCGCCTATATCGGCGGGCCGGTGGCGGAAGGCGATCCGGATGCCTGGGACCGCATGCTGAACCTCAACATCAACGCGGCCTTCCGCTCGGTTCATGCGGTGCTGCCTTACATGATCGAGAAGAAGACGGGCGACATCCTCTTCACCTCGTCGATTGCCGGCGTCGTGCCCGTCGTCTGGGAGCCGATCTATACCGCCTCGAAATTCGCGGTGCAGGCCTTCGTGCATTCGACCCGCCGTCAGGTGGCGCAGCATGGCGTGCGCGTCGGCGCGGTGCTGCCGGGGCCGGTCGTCACGGCCCTGCTCGATGACTGGCCGAAGGAGAAGATGGACGAGGCGCTCGCCAATGGCAGCCTGATGCAGCCGAAGGAAGTGGCCGATGCCGTGCTCTTCATGCTGACCCGGCCGCGCAACGTCACGATCCGCGATCTCGTGATCCTGCCCAACAGCGTCGATCTCTAA
- a CDS encoding ABC transporter permease → MAESPALAQTAPAIRRITPTMLVALAILLGWLVLALAAPLIAPYDPDAIDIMNMLSPPSAIHWFGTDQVGRDVFSRVLFASRVDLLLCVAGVLPPLLIGTTIGLLSGYFGGVVDNVFMRIYDLTVAFPFFVLVLAIVGVLGPGLLNFILALTLVGWVSYARLVRAQVLTIRESEYIQAAKCLGYSPAAILGHHVLPNAIGPVIAYAVSDAVLVMLAGASFGFLGMGAQPPLAEWGVMIADGQAFVQQAWWICLFPGLAAISLGLGFALLGDGLGQIQRRGVTA, encoded by the coding sequence ATGGCCGAAAGCCCCGCTCTGGCGCAGACCGCGCCCGCCATCCGCCGCATCACGCCCACCATGCTGGTCGCGCTCGCCATCCTCCTCGGGTGGTTGGTGCTGGCGCTGGCGGCTCCGTTGATCGCGCCCTACGACCCCGATGCCATCGACATCATGAACATGCTCTCGCCGCCGAGCGCCATCCATTGGTTCGGCACGGACCAGGTCGGCCGCGACGTCTTCTCGCGGGTCCTTTTCGCAAGCCGCGTCGATCTGCTGCTGTGCGTGGCCGGCGTGCTTCCACCGCTGCTGATCGGCACGACCATCGGCCTGCTGAGCGGCTATTTCGGTGGCGTGGTCGACAATGTGTTCATGCGTATCTACGACCTCACCGTCGCGTTCCCGTTCTTCGTGCTGGTGCTGGCCATCGTCGGCGTGCTCGGGCCGGGGCTCCTCAACTTCATCCTGGCGCTGACGCTCGTCGGTTGGGTCAGCTATGCGCGCCTGGTGCGTGCGCAGGTGCTGACGATCCGGGAAAGCGAGTATATCCAGGCGGCCAAGTGCCTCGGCTATTCGCCGGCCGCCATCCTCGGCCATCACGTGCTGCCGAACGCCATCGGGCCTGTCATCGCCTATGCGGTCAGCGACGCCGTGCTCGTCATGCTGGCCGGCGCGAGCTTCGGCTTCCTCGGCATGGGTGCGCAGCCGCCGCTCGCCGAATGGGGCGTCATGATCGCCGACGGACAGGCATTCGTGCAGCAGGCCTGGTGGATATGCCTGTTTCCGGGTCTGGCCGCGATCTCGCTCGGCCTCGGCTTTGCGTTGCTCGGCGATGGATTGGGACAGATACAGCGCAGGGGAGTTACGGCATGA
- a CDS encoding ABC transporter ATP-binding protein → MLALDISGLQMRFPGLETPVLSISRLHLPAGSQLAVTGASGSGKSTLVNVVTGLETATQGSASWGGTDIAALSAGRRDAFRAAHIGLVMQDFHLFPGLSAFENVVLPARLSRRLTPAMRERAHHLLETTGIARPGQPVETLSRGEMQRVAVARALLSKPGVIVADEPTASLDRRTGEAISELIVRLARQDGATLVVVTHDPALMERLDRRIGLEGGRIVADSAEALAA, encoded by the coding sequence ATGCTGGCGCTCGATATTTCCGGCCTTCAAATGCGCTTTCCCGGCCTTGAAACGCCGGTGCTTTCCATTTCCCGGCTGCATCTTCCCGCAGGCAGCCAGCTTGCCGTCACCGGCGCCTCGGGCTCCGGCAAGAGCACGCTCGTCAACGTCGTCACCGGCCTCGAAACGGCGACGCAAGGGTCCGCCTCATGGGGCGGCACGGACATTGCCGCCCTCTCCGCCGGCAGGCGTGACGCCTTCCGCGCCGCCCATATCGGCCTCGTCATGCAGGATTTTCATCTCTTTCCCGGTCTTTCCGCCTTCGAAAACGTCGTGCTGCCGGCGCGACTCTCCCGCCGCCTGACGCCGGCGATGCGCGAGCGCGCGCACCACCTGCTCGAAACGACGGGCATCGCCCGGCCGGGCCAACCCGTCGAAACACTGTCGCGTGGCGAGATGCAACGCGTCGCGGTGGCACGGGCGCTGTTGTCCAAACCGGGCGTGATCGTCGCGGACGAGCCGACCGCCAGCCTCGACCGCCGCACCGGCGAGGCGATCTCCGAGCTGATCGTACGCCTTGCCCGGCAGGACGGCGCGACGCTCGTCGTCGTCACCCACGATCCGGCGTTGATGGAACGGCTCGATCGGCGCATCGGCCTTGAGGGCGGCCGCATCGTTGCGGACAGCGCGGAGGCGCTGGCAGCATGA
- a CDS encoding ABC transporter permease, giving the protein MPLLQLLARRLLQLVGVLAGISLVTFLLVHMAPGDPARLLAGERASAETIAAIRSQYGLDLPLWRQFLTYLANLLSGDIGLSLRFQRPVSQLIEQFMWPTLFLTVYVICLAIPPTVALAILGARRPGGVADQIIRLVGIAGLTIPVFWLGIMMSRFFGVSLGWFPVSGYGTGFTGHLHHLFLPAVSTAIWLVPVLTQSLRAALIEKTTADFVTAARAQGATERQIFWQTMLPNAVLPTLNLLGVMVAFMIGGAVIVETVYAVPGLGTLMVNALLGRDYYVVQGLTLVFAVSTVLITLFVDLLTAFIDPRVRL; this is encoded by the coding sequence TTGCCCCTTCTGCAACTCCTTGCGCGGCGCCTGCTGCAACTGGTCGGCGTGCTCGCCGGCATCAGTCTCGTGACGTTCCTGCTTGTGCACATGGCCCCCGGCGATCCGGCGCGGCTTCTTGCCGGGGAGAGGGCCAGCGCCGAGACCATCGCGGCGATCCGCTCGCAATACGGGCTGGACCTGCCGCTCTGGCGTCAGTTCCTGACCTATCTCGCAAACCTGCTTTCGGGTGATATCGGCCTGTCGCTGCGCTTCCAGCGGCCGGTCAGCCAGCTTATCGAGCAATTCATGTGGCCGACGCTGTTCCTCACCGTCTACGTCATCTGCCTCGCCATCCCGCCGACGGTCGCACTCGCCATTCTCGGCGCGCGCCGACCGGGCGGCGTCGCCGACCAGATCATCCGTCTGGTGGGCATTGCGGGCCTCACAATTCCGGTGTTCTGGCTCGGCATCATGATGTCGCGCTTCTTCGGCGTCAGCCTCGGCTGGTTCCCCGTGTCCGGCTACGGCACGGGTTTCACCGGGCACCTGCATCACCTCTTCCTGCCTGCGGTATCGACCGCCATCTGGCTGGTGCCGGTCCTCACGCAGAGCCTGCGCGCCGCCCTGATCGAGAAGACGACCGCCGATTTCGTCACGGCCGCGCGGGCGCAGGGCGCCACGGAACGCCAGATCTTCTGGCAGACCATGCTGCCGAACGCCGTGCTGCCGACGCTCAACCTGCTCGGCGTCATGGTGGCCTTCATGATCGGCGGCGCCGTCATCGTCGAGACCGTCTATGCGGTGCCGGGCCTCGGCACGCTGATGGTCAACGCGCTGCTGGGCCGCGACTATTACGTCGTGCAGGGGCTGACACTGGTCTTCGCGGTCTCGACCGTGCTGATCACGCTGTTCGTGGATTTGCTCACCGCCTTCATCGATCCGCGCGTCCGGCTCTGA
- a CDS encoding ABC transporter substrate-binding protein codes for MRAKGSALRGMTVLAVGLIAFEPALAADVIRIASPYQTTTLDPMRSAAAGNIETYGQLYSRLLRRNSETGALEPGLAEKWDISEDGKTYTFHLRDAQFSDGSPITADDVAFSLDRIRSDKKSAYPAPLGSVESLTAADPKTVVVKLKSAFAPFLGNAEIWNMGIVSKADVEKRGEDEAFSTVPVTSGPYEVKQWKPNERLILEPNPHYWREGYPKSDATVELIEIASPETRIAMLKAGEIDAVRAVPWAQIDELKTVETIDMRMEPSTTIYMTLLNHKREPFSNLRARQAAGMAIDNKAMAKAITRGYAEPANTTLPGSVDFHDKDYPGIPHDPAKAKELLAESGMAGHEVKILATADAPSQQTALLIQAQWQAIGLKPVIVNVDGGAWWDATGKGDYDAAANWWYNETPDPDLAVRWAVCGSCGSNSYNTFYANPKVDELVEQGTKEADEAKRAEIYKEIQRITTEEVAQIPLYYAPNAVAYSKRLQGLKLTPSLQWTLEETSIGQ; via the coding sequence ATGCGGGCGAAAGGTTCGGCACTGCGCGGCATGACGGTTCTGGCCGTGGGGCTGATTGCGTTCGAGCCGGCTTTGGCGGCCGATGTCATTCGCATCGCCTCGCCCTACCAGACCACGACATTGGACCCGATGCGTTCGGCGGCGGCAGGCAATATCGAGACCTACGGCCAGCTCTATTCGCGCCTGCTTCGGCGCAATTCCGAGACCGGCGCGCTGGAGCCGGGGCTGGCCGAGAAGTGGGACATTTCCGAGGACGGCAAGACCTACACGTTCCATCTGCGCGATGCCCAGTTCTCCGACGGGTCGCCGATCACGGCCGACGACGTGGCTTTCAGCCTCGACCGTATCCGCAGCGACAAGAAATCGGCCTATCCGGCGCCGCTGGGCTCGGTGGAGTCGCTGACGGCGGCCGATCCGAAAACGGTCGTGGTCAAGCTCAAATCCGCCTTCGCGCCGTTCCTCGGCAATGCCGAAATCTGGAACATGGGCATCGTGTCCAAGGCCGATGTGGAAAAGCGCGGCGAGGACGAGGCCTTTTCCACGGTCCCGGTGACATCAGGGCCCTACGAGGTCAAGCAGTGGAAGCCGAACGAGCGGCTTATCCTCGAGCCCAACCCGCACTATTGGCGCGAGGGCTATCCGAAATCGGACGCCACGGTCGAGCTGATCGAGATCGCATCGCCCGAAACCCGCATCGCCATGCTGAAGGCCGGCGAGATCGATGCGGTGCGCGCGGTGCCGTGGGCGCAGATCGACGAACTGAAGACCGTCGAGACGATCGACATGCGGATGGAGCCTTCGACCACCATCTACATGACCCTGCTCAACCACAAGCGCGAGCCCTTCTCCAACCTGAGGGCGCGCCAGGCGGCGGGCATGGCGATCGACAACAAGGCCATGGCCAAGGCCATCACGCGCGGCTATGCCGAGCCGGCAAACACCACATTGCCGGGCAGCGTCGATTTCCACGACAAGGACTATCCGGGCATTCCCCACGATCCGGCCAAGGCGAAGGAACTGCTCGCCGAATCCGGCATGGCCGGGCACGAGGTAAAAATCCTGGCGACCGCCGATGCGCCGTCCCAGCAGACGGCGCTGCTGATCCAGGCGCAGTGGCAGGCGATCGGCCTTAAACCCGTCATCGTCAATGTCGATGGCGGCGCCTGGTGGGATGCCACCGGCAAGGGCGACTACGACGCGGCGGCCAACTGGTGGTACAACGAGACGCCCGATCCCGACCTTGCCGTGCGCTGGGCCGTGTGCGGTAGCTGCGGCTCGAACTCCTACAACACCTTCTATGCGAACCCGAAGGTGGACGAACTGGTGGAGCAGGGCACCAAGGAGGCCGACGAGGCCAAGCGCGCGGAGATCTACAAGGAGATTCAGAGGATCACCACCGAGGAGGTCGCGCAGATCCCGCTCTACTATGCGCCGAACGCGGTGGCCTATTCGAAGCGCCTCCAAGGCCTCAAGCTGACGCCTTCGCTGCAATGGACCCTGGAAGAGACATCCATCGGCCAGTGA
- a CDS encoding FGGY-family carbohydrate kinase produces the protein MNTPSSAQPLGGERYLVGVDVGTGSARAGLFDLTGRMLASGKRDIALFREPGAMVEQSSTDIWSAVCASVREAVEKAGIAPDQVAGIGFDATCSLVVLGEGGKPLPVGPSEDPERDIIVWMDHRAVDQVERINAGGHDVLRYVGGIISPEMETPKLLWLKENRPQVFDAAWQFFDLADFLTWRSTGDLARSTCTVTCKWTYLAHEKRWDPGYFRGIGLGVLADEDFSRIGQRVVEPGTPLGNGLTERAAAELGLAVGTPVAAGMIDAHAGGIGTVGVDGPPENNLAYVFGTSSCTMTSTREPVFVPGVWGPYFSAMVPGMWLNEGGQSAAGAAIEQLLSFHPAAGEARALAKSRGLSLPVLLAELAVERTDTLSDAARLADGLHVVPEFLGNRAPFADPHARAAIVGLGMERDIDNLVALYIAGLCGIGYGLRQIIDAQAAAGAPVDRIVISGGAGQLDLVRQLLADATGKPLLATRAEEPVLLGAAILGSVAGTAFPDMRSAMAALSAVDRTYQPSGGKTAALHAARYDAFTQLQDLARKIR, from the coding sequence ATGAACACTCCTTCCTCCGCGCAGCCCCTGGGCGGCGAACGCTACCTTGTCGGCGTGGATGTCGGCACCGGCAGCGCCAGAGCCGGCCTCTTCGACCTCACGGGCCGCATGCTGGCCTCCGGCAAACGCGATATCGCGCTGTTCCGCGAACCGGGTGCGATGGTCGAACAGTCGAGCACGGATATCTGGTCCGCCGTCTGCGCCTCCGTGCGCGAGGCCGTCGAAAAAGCTGGCATCGCGCCGGATCAGGTCGCCGGCATCGGCTTCGATGCGACCTGCTCGCTGGTCGTGCTCGGGGAGGGCGGCAAACCGCTGCCCGTCGGCCCTTCGGAAGACCCGGAACGCGACATCATCGTCTGGATGGACCATCGCGCGGTGGATCAGGTCGAGCGCATCAATGCCGGCGGCCATGACGTGCTGCGCTATGTCGGGGGCATCATCTCGCCGGAGATGGAAACGCCGAAGCTGCTGTGGCTGAAGGAAAACCGCCCGCAGGTCTTCGATGCAGCCTGGCAGTTCTTCGATCTCGCCGACTTCCTGACCTGGCGCTCGACGGGCGACCTTGCCCGCTCCACCTGCACCGTCACCTGCAAATGGACCTATCTCGCCCATGAGAAGCGCTGGGATCCGGGCTATTTCCGGGGCATCGGCCTCGGTGTTCTCGCGGACGAGGATTTTTCCCGCATCGGCCAGCGTGTCGTCGAACCCGGAACGCCGCTCGGCAACGGCTTGACGGAACGTGCGGCCGCCGAGCTCGGACTTGCCGTCGGAACGCCCGTCGCGGCCGGCATGATCGATGCCCATGCGGGCGGCATCGGCACGGTCGGCGTCGATGGTCCGCCGGAGAACAATCTCGCTTATGTCTTCGGCACCTCCTCCTGCACCATGACCTCGACCCGCGAACCGGTCTTCGTGCCCGGCGTCTGGGGGCCCTATTTCTCTGCCATGGTGCCGGGCATGTGGCTCAACGAAGGTGGCCAGTCGGCGGCCGGCGCGGCCATCGAGCAGCTGCTCTCCTTTCACCCGGCGGCGGGCGAGGCCAGGGCGCTGGCGAAATCGCGCGGGCTTTCCCTGCCGGTGCTGCTGGCGGAACTGGCCGTGGAAAGGACGGATACGCTTTCCGACGCGGCAAGGCTCGCGGATGGCCTGCACGTCGTGCCGGAATTCCTCGGCAACCGCGCGCCCTTCGCCGATCCCCATGCCCGCGCGGCCATCGTCGGCCTCGGCATGGAGCGGGATATCGACAATCTCGTCGCCCTTTACATCGCCGGCCTCTGCGGCATCGGCTATGGCCTGCGCCAGATCATCGACGCGCAGGCGGCGGCCGGCGCGCCGGTCGACAGGATCGTCATCAGCGGCGGCGCCGGCCAGCTCGATCTCGTGCGCCAGCTTCTTGCCGACGCGACGGGCAAGCCGCTGCTCGCCACGCGGGCGGAGGAGCCCGTCCTCCTCGGCGCCGCCATTCTCGGCAGCGTTGCCGGCACGGCCTTTCCCGACATGCGCTCGGCCATGGCCGCGCTTTCGGCCGTCGACCGCACCTACCAGCCGTCCGGCGGCAAGACCGCTGCGCTTCACGCCGCCCGCTACGATGCCTTTACGCAGCTTCAGGATCTCGCGCGGAAAATCCGCTAG